One region of Armatimonadota bacterium genomic DNA includes:
- a CDS encoding FAD-dependent oxidoreductase, which translates to MKTYHEPSRDIPIAYEPDVIVAGGGVSGCSAAISAARNGAKVLLIERNGVVGGTATAGLMANIGNAFMTNENFPVVRGIPREVVERLVFEGGTKPSWHRPEQPGVIFDPEKMKLVLIDMLREAGVEVLLHALTVGAIKEGNRVVGVLIESKSGRQAAIAKNVIDATGEADIASYAGAPCRIVASGGSMLFRLANVDLDRAVDWIGEHRDSFPNNSDGVKDYDTFRRNWKEFGFFFFPHHGGKAFKPWNDAIERGEYSEKDGDWYALNAFGMYGLAGDGTVVINSNYLWLTDVDARQYTRAELEGRRMCHKVAEFLRKHLPGFENAVVIQTAEDWGQRRNRLIEGKSTLTKDDVAAGREWDDVIGRFPLKAPGEPPYGVEIPFGVMVPKRVEGLLVASGKSVSTDPVGLLRGMSRCMTLGEAAGVAAALGAQSNTPAEQVPIRDIQKQLIAQGAYLGEEDRFWR; encoded by the coding sequence ATGAAAACCTACCATGAGCCATCTCGTGATATACCAATTGCCTATGAACCCGACGTCATTGTTGCTGGCGGAGGAGTCTCCGGGTGTTCGGCAGCTATTTCGGCAGCTAGAAACGGAGCAAAGGTTCTGCTCATCGAGCGCAATGGCGTTGTGGGTGGAACGGCCACTGCAGGATTGATGGCAAATATTGGGAACGCATTCATGACGAACGAAAACTTTCCCGTGGTAAGGGGAATCCCTCGCGAAGTGGTTGAGCGATTAGTATTTGAGGGTGGCACAAAACCTAGCTGGCACCGACCCGAACAACCTGGCGTTATTTTTGATCCTGAAAAAATGAAGCTTGTCCTTATTGATATGCTCCGCGAAGCAGGCGTGGAAGTTCTGCTTCACGCGCTAACGGTTGGGGCAATTAAGGAGGGCAATAGGGTTGTTGGAGTCCTTATTGAGAGTAAAAGCGGGCGGCAGGCGGCAATTGCAAAAAACGTAATCGATGCGACCGGCGAGGCTGACATTGCTTCCTATGCTGGGGCTCCATGCCGGATTGTCGCAAGTGGCGGGAGTATGCTCTTCAGGCTGGCGAATGTTGATCTCGACCGCGCAGTTGACTGGATTGGCGAGCACCGCGATTCATTCCCAAACAACAGCGACGGAGTAAAAGATTACGATACTTTCCGTCGAAACTGGAAGGAGTTCGGATTTTTCTTCTTTCCCCACCATGGTGGCAAGGCGTTCAAACCTTGGAATGATGCCATCGAGCGTGGAGAATACTCTGAAAAGGACGGCGATTGGTATGCTCTGAATGCCTTTGGGATGTATGGACTAGCTGGCGACGGCACGGTTGTCATCAACTCGAATTACCTCTGGTTGACCGATGTAGACGCACGCCAGTATACTCGTGCTGAGCTTGAAGGGCGGCGAATGTGCCACAAAGTGGCCGAGTTCCTACGAAAGCACCTCCCAGGCTTCGAAAACGCCGTAGTAATTCAGACGGCAGAAGACTGGGGGCAGCGCCGAAACCGACTTATTGAGGGAAAATCAACCCTCACCAAGGATGATGTAGCAGCTGGGAGAGAGTGGGACGATGTAATCGGCCGATTTCCACTCAAAGCGCCTGGTGAACCGCCTTATGGAGTCGAGATTCCATTCGGCGTAATGGTTCCAAAAAGAGTAGAGGGACTTCTAGTCGCCAGCGGGAAGAGCGTCTCCACAGACCCTGTTGGACTTCTTAGAGGAATGTCTCGATGCATGACGTTAGGCGAAGCAGCAGGAGTAGCAGCTGCCCTGGGAGCTCAATCAAACACACCCGCCGAGCAGGTACCAATTCGCGATATTCAAAAACAGCTAATCGCTCAAGGAGCTTATCTCGGCGAAGAGGATAGATTCTGGAGGTAA
- a CDS encoding glycoside hydrolase family 20 zincin-like fold domain-containing protein, whose product MLRLIMGIIICYLLATPIFGAVSPIQPDKAKAWIMHLVPLPKSVKITAKNTIPADQVIIRADSTDPVVVQACAELRQAIGIPNKAKSPLKPAFTIVLKLGGPEASSLKSLKNSDQAYKIVPDASGKTLRLIAQTPRGLYYAAKTLQQLIKARAAGGKVDMPIAEITDWPDLADRGLWGSDSFLHLKWLADRKMNIVEQICYVSVDERKIATARPKDGHEPLFTEGPRYGINFVPVVLHLEQVGNKGVFAAYPNLKAKGGGEGAICYSQPEFVDVLADWIVALGKIPHVREVDVWLAENLDQQGGCTCEECKKVDRSVLEARTVLAAWNKAKKKLPHLGLRILTSEETESSNQLIFKELPKEVKVWYYHSLLTYDNGEVPMLRKYLEDYAKSGHWLGVVPNFDAGVHWTSPFTGPHFIHYRMNEFVDKGLSGLLGYATPRVHYNRFNVEAAAEWSWNSKGRTPREFAESWAVREGLKDPKKFADWVELISPVAWDVYGSHWPAGEQRNTPGHSAKRLKEGTLPELGFVLWDAYRLPFGDIKSEEQLKNDVAAAAEAVKLAKEMEIPILMSESLIIQGYINSLNALWELRKIVKPEGIAPENKGKALDYFKAYVDGLNQVVSQLPNWEALVPGRSPNEIFTGKQIAVITRMIGEMQCVASGFGIELE is encoded by the coding sequence ATGCTAAGACTCATTATGGGAATAATCATTTGTTATCTTCTAGCCACGCCAATTTTTGGAGCAGTTTCACCAATACAACCTGACAAAGCAAAAGCATGGATTATGCATCTTGTTCCTCTGCCAAAGTCAGTTAAGATTACAGCAAAAAACACCATTCCTGCTGATCAAGTCATAATCAGGGCTGACAGCACCGACCCGGTAGTTGTTCAGGCATGTGCGGAACTTCGACAGGCAATCGGCATACCAAATAAAGCTAAGTCACCTCTAAAACCTGCATTCACAATCGTTCTCAAGCTAGGCGGGCCGGAAGCATCAAGTCTCAAAAGCCTAAAGAACTCTGACCAAGCCTATAAGATTGTCCCCGATGCAAGTGGAAAGACACTGCGCCTCATTGCCCAAACCCCCAGAGGGTTATATTACGCTGCGAAAACCCTCCAGCAGCTTATAAAGGCGCGCGCCGCAGGGGGAAAGGTTGATATGCCAATAGCCGAAATAACCGACTGGCCCGACCTTGCGGACAGGGGATTGTGGGGCTCGGACTCTTTCCTGCACCTGAAGTGGCTTGCAGACCGGAAGATGAACATCGTCGAGCAAATCTGCTATGTCAGCGTTGACGAGAGGAAAATTGCAACAGCTAGGCCAAAGGATGGCCATGAGCCTTTATTTACAGAGGGACCACGCTACGGAATAAATTTTGTGCCGGTAGTCCTACACCTCGAGCAGGTTGGCAACAAGGGCGTATTCGCAGCCTATCCTAATCTCAAAGCTAAGGGCGGGGGCGAGGGTGCAATTTGCTACTCGCAGCCTGAATTTGTAGATGTACTAGCAGATTGGATAGTTGCGCTTGGAAAGATACCGCATGTTCGCGAAGTTGACGTGTGGCTTGCAGAAAATCTTGATCAACAAGGCGGATGCACATGCGAAGAATGCAAGAAGGTAGATCGAAGCGTCCTTGAAGCTCGCACCGTCCTAGCTGCCTGGAATAAAGCAAAGAAAAAACTTCCTCATCTAGGCCTCAGAATCCTCACGAGTGAAGAGACGGAAAGTAGTAACCAGTTGATATTCAAAGAACTTCCAAAGGAAGTTAAAGTCTGGTACTATCATAGCCTGCTGACCTACGACAACGGCGAGGTACCTATGCTCCGCAAATATCTGGAGGATTATGCGAAGAGCGGCCATTGGCTGGGCGTTGTGCCGAACTTTGACGCTGGTGTGCATTGGACAAGCCCGTTTACTGGTCCTCATTTCATCCATTATCGCATGAACGAGTTCGTTGATAAGGGCCTTTCGGGTTTGCTGGGATATGCCACGCCGCGGGTCCACTACAACAGGTTCAATGTTGAGGCAGCCGCCGAATGGTCGTGGAATTCCAAGGGGCGAACACCACGCGAATTCGCCGAATCGTGGGCCGTTCGTGAAGGACTAAAGGACCCTAAGAAGTTCGCAGACTGGGTTGAGCTTATCAGTCCGGTTGCGTGGGATGTGTATGGCTCTCATTGGCCAGCTGGAGAACAAAGGAACACACCTGGCCACTCTGCAAAAAGACTCAAAGAGGGTACGCTGCCCGAACTGGGATTCGTCCTTTGGGATGCCTACCGATTGCCATTCGGAGACATCAAAAGCGAGGAGCAACTAAAAAATGACGTTGCCGCCGCTGCGGAAGCAGTCAAACTCGCAAAAGAAATGGAAATCCCAATATTAATGAGCGAGAGCCTAATCATCCAGGGATACATAAACTCTTTAAATGCTCTGTGGGAACTCAGGAAGATTGTTAAGCCAGAGGGCATAGCTCCTGAAAACAAGGGAAAAGCACTAGATTACTTCAAGGCTTATGTGGATGGCCTTAATCAGGTGGTCAGCCAACTTCCGAACTGGGAAGCGCTTGTACCAGGAAGGTCGCCTAACGAGATTTTTACTGGCAAACAAATCGCAGTTATTACTCGCATGATTGGTGAGATGCAATGCGTAGCATCTGGCTTCGGCATCGAGCTAGAATGA